Proteins co-encoded in one Bacteroidia bacterium genomic window:
- a CDS encoding DEAD/DEAH box helicase has translation MNHPVNTVLPYVSVYSITIHDIMGPLVSAHIVKTLPSGKLSLNHQHLLPENFNHFAAYLDQNDHALCLLTSELTIQKIQQKHDTNKYLSPNAFFKSLKDPNKKAVLAIVRQYLQVRITKILKLLAGKNLYLMGKDYYPADTPIKLISEPADIQFAIYKNPQNLHYFPRIRVNQVPIEINQKNTYILLNYPCWVLSEKMLFHIPNVPENINLQPFTRKKFIEIPIDKEYEFLHKFASKLLESDSVKFYGYEVVEIRENPKLCIELSRDNQRLYTIKCCAYYQEYALDINSLKHKIELISQNGAYHFIKVFRDLAAEEILKSWYHKLQTEFNLFNSLFTVLPESDLITWLCKHIAAMRQDGIQIVQCYEKPHFSFENPELHWEIVPVQEDWEFRGEVSLGNKKITFNQLIPSLVKQSREYEFSDGTSMHIPTSWVTDFRHFVEIAQKTEQGLRFKTYQGLALPQYIQEGHTAIRAMLEEFSHIQTYEPPHELRATLRPYQQAGYDWLRFLNRFQLGGILADDMGLGKTLQTITLICHEVSLNPHFTALVILPNSLLFNWSNELKRFAPHLKVSEYRGSNRAAQLSQCLASHVILTTYGIARQDESVLQQYVFNYIILDESHVIKNKDSQTTRAILRLNARMKLSLTGTPLENTTADLWPQLEFLNPGFLGSQSFFYNRYVVPIDKEGNLESSAKLRSMLNPFLLRRTKEQVATELPAKIEQTIYCEMGEDQQAVYDHHKRLFRGQITLDGENASSRTSIWAALIKLRQIALHPSLIIPDYRGSATKYEILLSRIEELISEKGKVLVFSQFVRFLDLLANDLRQKGLSFSYLTGQTQNRQDEVARFQNDSSVKIFLLSLKAGGVGLNLTAANTVFIVDPWWNPATERQAIDRAHRIGQQATVFAYRLLTQNSVEEKIQKIQERKKNIYDELITAEESFAKSLTKEDLLALFD, from the coding sequence ATGAACCACCCTGTCAATACTGTTTTACCGTACGTTTCGGTATATTCTATTACTATTCATGACATTATGGGGCCGCTTGTTTCAGCCCATATTGTTAAAACCTTGCCTTCCGGTAAACTTTCCCTCAATCACCAGCATTTATTACCGGAAAATTTTAATCATTTTGCTGCTTATCTTGACCAAAATGATCACGCACTATGCTTATTAACAAGTGAGCTAACGATTCAAAAAATTCAGCAAAAACACGATACCAATAAGTATCTTTCGCCCAATGCTTTTTTTAAATCCTTAAAAGATCCCAACAAAAAGGCAGTTTTAGCTATTGTTCGGCAGTATTTGCAGGTTAGAATTACTAAAATACTAAAACTATTAGCCGGAAAAAATCTATACTTAATGGGAAAAGATTATTATCCTGCTGATACACCCATAAAGCTAATTTCAGAACCTGCTGATATTCAGTTTGCTATTTATAAAAATCCCCAAAACCTGCACTATTTTCCCAGAATTCGGGTTAATCAAGTACCGATTGAAATTAACCAGAAAAATACCTACATCTTACTAAACTATCCCTGCTGGGTTCTTAGTGAAAAAATGCTGTTTCATATTCCAAATGTTCCGGAAAATATTAACTTACAGCCATTTACAAGGAAAAAATTTATAGAAATACCGATTGATAAGGAATATGAATTTTTACACAAATTTGCCAGCAAACTGCTTGAGTCGGATTCTGTAAAATTTTATGGCTATGAAGTAGTCGAAATTCGAGAAAACCCCAAACTGTGTATCGAACTTTCACGGGATAATCAAAGGCTTTATACCATCAAATGCTGCGCTTACTACCAAGAATATGCCTTAGACATTAATAGTCTCAAGCATAAAATTGAGTTAATATCTCAAAATGGTGCCTATCACTTCATAAAAGTTTTTCGGGATTTAGCGGCAGAAGAAATTCTAAAATCATGGTATCATAAACTACAAACAGAATTTAACTTGTTTAACTCTCTGTTTACCGTTTTGCCTGAATCAGATTTAATTACTTGGCTTTGCAAACATATAGCCGCGATGCGCCAAGATGGAATCCAGATTGTACAATGTTATGAGAAGCCACATTTTAGCTTTGAAAACCCTGAATTACATTGGGAAATTGTTCCGGTTCAAGAAGATTGGGAGTTTCGGGGTGAAGTTTCTTTAGGAAATAAAAAAATCACATTCAATCAGTTAATTCCTTCTTTGGTGAAACAAAGCCGTGAATATGAATTTTCTGATGGGACGAGTATGCACATTCCTACTTCGTGGGTAACGGATTTTCGTCATTTTGTGGAAATAGCCCAAAAAACTGAACAGGGGTTGCGTTTCAAAACCTATCAAGGCTTAGCACTGCCTCAGTATATTCAAGAAGGGCATACTGCAATTCGGGCTATGTTAGAAGAGTTTAGCCATATTCAGACTTATGAGCCTCCTCATGAATTACGAGCTACTTTACGTCCGTATCAGCAGGCCGGCTACGATTGGCTGCGGTTTTTAAATCGGTTTCAGTTGGGAGGGATTTTGGCTGATGATATGGGGCTTGGAAAAACCCTACAAACCATCACCTTAATATGCCATGAAGTTTCCTTAAACCCACATTTCACAGCCTTAGTAATATTACCAAACTCACTGCTATTCAATTGGTCTAATGAACTAAAAAGATTTGCACCGCACCTGAAAGTATCAGAATATCGAGGCAGTAACCGTGCTGCACAACTATCACAATGTCTTGCTTCTCACGTTATTTTGACGACCTATGGCATTGCCCGGCAAGATGAATCTGTACTTCAGCAATATGTTTTTAATTACATCATTTTAGATGAAAGCCACGTTATTAAAAATAAAGATTCCCAAACTACTCGGGCTATTTTGCGGTTAAATGCGCGGATGAAATTATCGCTTACCGGCACACCCTTAGAGAATACAACGGCTGACTTGTGGCCACAATTAGAATTCTTAAACCCCGGCTTTTTGGGAAGCCAGTCTTTCTTTTACAACCGATACGTAGTTCCAATAGACAAAGAAGGAAACCTTGAGTCTTCTGCGAAGCTACGAAGTATGTTAAATCCTTTCTTACTCAGAAGAACTAAGGAGCAAGTAGCTACCGAGCTTCCCGCCAAAATTGAACAAACTATTTATTGTGAAATGGGTGAAGACCAACAGGCTGTGTATGACCACCACAAACGATTATTTCGGGGACAAATTACCTTAGATGGTGAAAATGCCAGCAGCCGAACCTCTATCTGGGCTGCATTAATTAAGTTACGGCAAATAGCACTGCACCCAAGTTTAATTATACCGGATTATCGAGGCTCTGCTACTAAATATGAAATTTTACTATCTCGTATCGAAGAACTTATATCAGAAAAAGGAAAAGTTTTGGTTTTTTCTCAATTTGTACGTTTTTTAGACCTCTTAGCGAATGACCTTCGTCAAAAGGGGTTGAGTTTTTCTTATTTAACGGGCCAAACCCAAAATAGGCAAGATGAGGTAGCCCGTTTTCAAAACGATTCAAGTGTTAAAATCTTCTTATTAAGTCTAAAAGCCGGTGGTGTTGGGTTAAACTTAACGGCTGCTAATACCGTTTTTATTGTGGATCCTTGGTGGAATCCCGCTACCGAACGGCAAGCAATAGACCGTGCACACAGAATCGGCCAGCAAGCAACCGTTTTTGCCTACCGGCTTCTAACCCAAAACTCTGTCGAAGAAAAAATCCAAAAAATCCAAGAACGAAAAAAAAATATTTATGATGAATTAATCACTGCCGAAGAAAGTTTCGCAAAATCCCTGACCAAAGAAGACTTATTGGCATTATTTGATTAA